TATTCGTTTGCCAGAGAATCGTACGATTTTTTTACTTCCGCAAAAGCGTTCGCTTTATACTTCGTATAATCTCGAAAGTCCATCGCGGCCACCGGTTTTCCGTTGATGATCACCTGGGAATCTTTTTCGCTCGAAGGTTTGAGGAGAATCGGATTCATTCGGATATCGGGAAGAATTTTCGCCGCCTGCGCTTGTAACGCTTGCGCTCTGCCGATTTCCCCGCCGTCCCAGGTTACGAAAGAATTGAGAGCCATGTTCTGCGATTTAAAAGGCGCAACTTTCAATCCGTCTTGCACGAGAATTCTACAAAGCGCGGCTGTTAAAATACTTTTGCCAACGTTAGACGCCGTTCCCTGAAACATGATTGCGGGCGTTTTTCGAACGGACCGTTTTTTTGAAACGAGTTTAGTATCGTTAAAGACGTTTTGAAACGCTTCCACGAGTTTTTCGTTTTCCTCCGGTGTGCGAACGGCGACGCGAATGAATCGGTCTCCGAATCCGGTAAAATTTCCGCAATCTCGGACCGCGATTTTATGTTTTTCGAGCAACGTTCGGGTTAATTCCGAGGCCGACCGTCGATTCAAAATTTTGATGAGAATGAAATTCGCTTCGCTCTCAAAAACATGCAAGGATTCTAAATTAGAAAGATCGTATATGAATTCTTTTTTCCAATCTTTTACGCTTTGCCGTGATCGATCCGTAAAATCGGTGTCGTCCAAAAATCGTTCGAATACGGCGGCGGCGAACGTGTTCACGTTCCAGGTCGGTAATCGTTTTGAAAGTTCCGTACAAATTTTGGAAGAAGCGAAACAAGCCCCGATTCTCAGACCGGGAAGCGCCAAAATTTTTGTCATCGATTGAATGAGAATCATGTTCTCCCGAAAGTCGGAGCGAAAGGAAAATTCGTCGCCGCAAAAGTCGATAAAGGATTCGTCGATGACAAAGATGGAGTCGGGAAAGTCGCTTGCGAGTTTGAGAACCTTTGTTGGATCGAGTAGTTTTCCCGTGGGATTGTTCGGATGTCCGAACAATAAAAGCGCCTTAGAATCGATCTTCGATCTAAGAATTTCCGCGATTTCCTCGTAGTCGAGTTGAAACGATTTTTCCTCTTTGAGAGGAATTTCGATACAAGGAATTCCACGAAGCGAAATCGCTTCCTTGTATCCGCTATAACAAGGCGTCGGAATCAAAGCGTAGTCCGCTTCGATCGCAAAAGGAATCTGTAATATGAGTTCGGAAGCTCCGTTGCCGATCACGATTCGATCCTGAAATATTCCATATTTTGAATGTAATTTATTTTTCAGGGAAGAATAGTCCGGGTCC
This genomic stretch from Leptospira kmetyi serovar Malaysia str. Bejo-Iso9 harbors:
- a CDS encoding cobyric acid synthase, which gives rise to MSYLGHGGNLTKLARTIGCKPDEILDFSANINPIGFPEWLRPFIHSKVSELLAYPDPDYSSLKNKLHSKYGIFQDRIVIGNGASELILQIPFAIEADYALIPTPCYSGYKEAISLRGIPCIEIPLKEEKSFQLDYEEIAEILRSKIDSKALLLFGHPNNPTGKLLDPTKVLKLASDFPDSIFVIDESFIDFCGDEFSFRSDFRENMILIQSMTKILALPGLRIGACFASSKICTELSKRLPTWNVNTFAAAVFERFLDDTDFTDRSRQSVKDWKKEFIYDLSNLESLHVFESEANFILIKILNRRSASELTRTLLEKHKIAVRDCGNFTGFGDRFIRVAVRTPEENEKLVEAFQNVFNDTKLVSKKRSVRKTPAIMFQGTASNVGKSILTAALCRILVQDGLKVAPFKSQNMALNSFVTWDGGEIGRAQALQAQAAKILPDIRMNPILLKPSSEKDSQVIINGKPVAAMDFRDYTKYKANAFAEVKKSYDSLANEYQAIVIEGAGSASEVNLKRNDIVNMRMAEYAKSKVFLIGNIDHGGIFGSILGTMETLAEWERKLVFGFIINRFRGVKELLKTGTEYIEEYTGKPVLGIVPHLQNLDLPEEDSLEFKSGALDDISPLGDRIDIALIDYPRISNHTDIDAFRAEPDVRVRIVRNAKDLGEPDVLILPGSKNVITDLEHLRNVGLANRILSLAQNGRTEVVGICGGYQMLGINIFDPHRIETDRGSAEGLSLLPLETILEKNKSLKQTKAVHLPSGCEVEGYEIHHGKTTAIGETKTIFLNGTDEPLGHGDSSDRIWGTYIHGVFDRDDFRRNFLDRIRVRNGKRPLIDVQVSYNLEKSLDRLATHVRQSLDMNRIYRALGLN